From a region of the Coprococcus comes ATCC 27758 genome:
- the secG gene encoding preprotein translocase subunit SecG, whose protein sequence is MEILKTVLLILFAIDCIALTVIVLMQEGKSAGLGTIAGMADSYWGQNKGRSMEGALVKSTKFLAILFIVLAAVLNLKVFA, encoded by the coding sequence ATGGAAATTTTAAAAACAGTACTTTTAATTTTATTTGCAATAGATTGTATCGCATTGACAGTAATCGTATTGATGCAGGAAGGTAAGTCAGCAGGTCTTGGAACAATCGCAGGTATGGCAGATTCTTATTGGGGACAGAACAAAGGACGTTCTATGGAAGGCGCACTTGTTAAGTCTACCAAGTTTTTAGCAATTCTGTTTATTGTACTTGCAGCAGTCCTGAACTTGAAAGTTTTTGCATAA
- the rnr gene encoding ribonuclease R, translating into MDELFEKRKKIIYEFICDEFYVPMKLKELSMLLQVPKDQKGELKAVMDSLEKEGRVHVTQKGKYIKGEAKQLRGMFQANARGFGFVTVEGESEDIFISENDMNGAMQGDEVEVVITKAPEGMRREGKITKIVQRGTQRIVGYYQSRKNFGFVVPDNERFLQDIFVPAERSKGAVTGHKVVVELTSYGENGKKPEGKIVEILGHVTDPGVDILSIVKGYDLPTEFPEKVLNQAERVAKAVTTADMAGRKDVRSWQTVTIDGEDAKDLDDAITLTKEGDCYILGVHIADVTNYVQENSALDREALKRGTSVYLADRVIPMLPRVLSNGMCSLNAGEDRLALSCIMTIDVKGNVVDHQIAETVVNVDERMSYTSVKKILEDRDEAECERYHDLIPMFELMKELSHILRERRHRRGAIDFDFPEAKIILNESGEPVDIKAYDRNVATKIIEDFMLVANETVAEDYFWQEIPFLYRVHETPDDDKMKKLVTFLQNFGYTMHMQGGQEIRPKEVQKLLDKIEGTPEEAMISRLALRSMKQARYSPDNDGHFGLATQYYTHFTSPIRRYPDLQIHRIIKDNLRGRMNDAKRHHYEKILPEVAMETSSLERRADEAERETLKLKKVQYMRNFFGQEFEGVISGITKWGIYVELPNTVEGLVHVTNMTDDHYDYDEEHYQMIGSHHRKTYKLGQKVRVKMIDCDEISRTIDFRLVKERKEEREDG; encoded by the coding sequence ATGGACGAATTATTTGAAAAAAGAAAGAAAATTATTTATGAATTTATCTGTGACGAATTTTATGTGCCGATGAAGCTGAAAGAGTTGTCGATGCTGCTTCAGGTCCCGAAAGATCAGAAAGGGGAACTCAAAGCTGTCATGGACAGCCTGGAAAAAGAAGGCAGGGTACATGTCACACAGAAAGGAAAATACATCAAAGGTGAGGCAAAGCAGCTGCGTGGAATGTTCCAGGCAAACGCGAGAGGCTTCGGCTTTGTCACTGTGGAAGGTGAGAGCGAAGATATCTTTATCTCAGAAAATGATATGAACGGTGCCATGCAGGGAGATGAGGTAGAGGTTGTCATCACCAAAGCACCGGAAGGAATGCGAAGAGAAGGAAAGATCACGAAAATCGTACAGAGGGGAACCCAGCGGATCGTCGGCTATTATCAGAGCCGGAAGAATTTCGGATTCGTTGTGCCGGATAATGAGCGTTTCCTGCAGGATATCTTCGTACCGGCAGAGCGCTCTAAAGGAGCTGTGACCGGGCATAAGGTTGTGGTAGAGCTGACCTCTTATGGGGAGAATGGAAAGAAGCCGGAAGGAAAGATCGTAGAGATCCTGGGGCATGTGACCGATCCGGGAGTTGATATTTTGTCGATTGTCAAAGGATATGATCTGCCAACCGAATTTCCGGAGAAGGTACTGAATCAGGCAGAGCGTGTGGCAAAGGCAGTGACGACCGCTGATATGGCAGGACGTAAGGACGTGCGGAGCTGGCAGACCGTGACGATCGACGGCGAGGATGCGAAGGATCTGGATGATGCGATCACTCTGACAAAAGAGGGAGACTGTTATATTCTGGGCGTGCATATCGCTGATGTGACCAATTATGTGCAGGAGAACAGCGCTCTTGACCGGGAAGCACTGAAAAGAGGTACCAGTGTCTATCTGGCAGACCGTGTGATCCCGATGCTGCCAAGAGTTTTGTCTAATGGAATGTGTTCATTAAACGCAGGCGAGGATCGGCTGGCACTGAGCTGTATCATGACCATTGATGTGAAGGGAAATGTAGTCGATCACCAGATTGCAGAAACTGTGGTAAATGTGGATGAACGCATGAGCTATACCAGTGTGAAAAAGATTCTTGAGGATCGGGATGAGGCAGAATGCGAACGATATCATGATCTGATCCCGATGTTTGAACTGATGAAAGAACTGTCACACATTTTGAGAGAAAGACGCCACAGAAGAGGGGCAATCGACTTTGATTTTCCGGAGGCAAAGATTATTTTAAATGAAAGCGGTGAGCCGGTGGATATTAAGGCTTACGACCGCAACGTGGCAACGAAGATCATCGAGGATTTTATGCTTGTTGCAAATGAGACGGTTGCAGAGGATTATTTCTGGCAGGAGATTCCATTCTTATACCGTGTGCATGAAACACCGGATGATGATAAGATGAAGAAACTTGTGACATTTTTGCAGAATTTCGGATATACCATGCATATGCAGGGAGGACAGGAGATCCGTCCAAAGGAAGTCCAGAAGCTTCTGGATAAGATCGAGGGGACTCCGGAAGAAGCCATGATCTCAAGGCTTGCACTCCGTTCGATGAAGCAGGCGAGATATTCGCCGGATAATGACGGACATTTCGGACTTGCGACCCAGTATTATACGCATTTTACTTCACCGATCCGGCGCTATCCGGATCTGCAGATCCACCGGATCATCAAAGATAATCTTCGAGGCAGGATGAACGATGCAAAGAGGCATCATTATGAAAAAATCCTGCCGGAGGTGGCGATGGAGACAAGCTCCTTAGAGCGCCGTGCGGATGAGGCAGAGAGAGAGACGCTGAAGCTGAAGAAGGTACAGTATATGCGGAATTTCTTCGGACAGGAATTTGAAGGAGTTATTTCGGGTATCACGAAGTGGGGAATCTATGTAGAGCTTCCGAATACCGTAGAAGGTCTGGTGCATGTTACCAATATGACAGACGATCATTATGATTACGATGAAGAACATTATCAGATGATTGGTTCCCATCACAGAAAGACCTACAAGCTGGGGCAGAAGGTGCGTGTGAAGATGATCGATTGTGATGAGATATCAAGAACCATTGATTTTAGACTTGTAAAGGAAAGAAAAGAGGAGAGAGAAGATGGCTAA
- the smpB gene encoding SsrA-binding protein SmpB → MAKAKAQGKMIANNKKAYHDYFILDTYEAGIALAGTEVKSLRMGKCSIKESFIRIEDGEVFIYGMHISPYEKGNIFNKDPLRVRKLLLHKSEINKLIGKTKEKGMAIVPLKVYFSKSLVKVEIGLAKGKKLYDKRDDIAKKDQKREAEREFKIRNFG, encoded by the coding sequence ATGGCTAAGGCAAAAGCGCAGGGCAAGATGATTGCGAACAATAAAAAGGCGTATCATGACTATTTTATCCTGGATACTTATGAGGCGGGAATTGCACTTGCAGGTACGGAAGTAAAATCCCTCCGCATGGGAAAATGCAGCATCAAAGAATCCTTTATCCGTATTGAGGATGGGGAAGTGTTCATCTATGGAATGCATATCAGTCCATACGAAAAGGGAAATATTTTCAATAAAGATCCTCTGCGTGTGAGAAAGCTCCTTCTTCACAAATCGGAGATCAACAAACTGATCGGTAAGACCAAGGAAAAAGGAATGGCGATCGTGCCACTGAAGGTGTATTTCAGCAAGAGTCTTGTCAAAGTAGAGATCGGACTGGCAAAAGGTAAAAAACTATACGATAAGCGTGATGATATCGCGAAAAAAGACCAGAAGCGTGAGGCAGAAAGAGAATTCAAGATCCGCAATTTCGGATAA
- a CDS encoding ECF transporter S component — MKTNSTVMKIAQTALFAALCYVIFTYLQIKIPMPGGDATSIHLGNAFCVLAALLLGGWYGGLAGAIGMGIADVMDPIYITGAPKTFILKLCIGLITGLVAHKIAKINESTDKKYIFKWSLLASVAGLAFNVIADPIVGYFYKQYILGQPQQMAEVLAKWSAAATFVNAILSTIVVVIIYNALRPALAKSGMLEVGKTKEA, encoded by the coding sequence ATGAAAACAAATTCAACCGTTATGAAAATTGCACAGACAGCGCTGTTTGCTGCACTTTGCTACGTAATCTTTACGTATCTGCAGATTAAAATACCGATGCCGGGAGGAGATGCAACATCAATCCACCTTGGAAATGCGTTTTGTGTGCTTGCCGCACTTCTTTTGGGCGGCTGGTACGGCGGACTTGCAGGAGCGATCGGAATGGGAATCGCGGATGTGATGGATCCGATCTATATTACCGGAGCACCGAAGACATTTATCCTGAAGCTCTGCATCGGACTGATCACAGGACTTGTAGCGCATAAGATCGCAAAGATCAATGAAAGTACCGATAAGAAATACATTTTCAAATGGAGCCTGCTGGCATCTGTAGCCGGACTTGCATTTAATGTCATTGCAGATCCGATCGTCGGATACTTTTACAAACAGTACATTCTGGGACAGCCGCAGCAGATGGCAGAGGTTCTTGCAAAATGGAGCGCAGCTGCTACCTTTGTAAATGCAATCCTTTCTACAATCGTTGTAGTGATCATCTACAATGCACTGCGACCGGCACTTGCAAAGAGCGGAATGCTGGAAGTGGGGAAGACAAAAGAAGCGTAA
- a CDS encoding DUF3343 domain-containing protein yields MEEKNKHIRYYILFDNHTQGMMLHELLDKQGLPNRIAPAPRDTDGKAACGMALLIHPDDINAVRTCIEENHAEYVNIVPLENQLQKKRDRYC; encoded by the coding sequence ATGGAAGAAAAAAATAAACATATCCGCTATTATATTCTCTTTGACAATCACACACAGGGCATGATGCTCCATGAGCTTCTGGATAAGCAAGGTCTTCCTAACCGTATTGCACCTGCCCCGCGTGACACTGATGGCAAAGCTGCCTGCGGAATGGCGCTTCTGATCCATCCGGATGACATTAATGCCGTCAGGACATGCATCGAAGAGAATCATGCCGAATATGTAAACATCGTTCCATTGGAAAATCAGTTGCAGAAAAAGAGAGACCGATATTGTTAA
- a CDS encoding double-cubane-cluster-containing anaerobic reductase — protein sequence MADYEKMWEDLGMDVKNHDNLCQVLPTAVGDVFMTQENRPKAMDFWDMVIAEVHGIRPAELIEEQKKGRKVFGTFCVYVPDEVIIAANGIVTGLCGGSQFWVPDGEKVLPKNVCPLVKASVGARLGRTCPFFRIADMYIGETTCDGKKKAYEILGKDVPMHIMDVPQMKREKDIINWKEEITDFAKIVEEFTGNKITPENLAEAINICNEKRKALQRVYDCRKSKCLPISGRDALLMTQISFFDDPVRCAQMCNRLADELEQRIKDGVSVVPEGTKRILITGTPLAVPNWKLHNIIETSGAAVVCEEMCTGTRYFENLVDESGETLDEQFMNLSKRYMKTNCACFTPNTGRIDDILRMVDEYQVDGVIDCSLMFCCLYDTEKLAVSEALKAKNIPVLSLETDYTDKDAEQLRTRIGAFVEMLNQ from the coding sequence ATGGCTGATTATGAAAAAATGTGGGAAGACCTTGGGATGGATGTCAAAAATCATGACAATCTCTGTCAGGTTCTTCCGACAGCAGTTGGGGATGTATTTATGACACAGGAAAACCGTCCGAAAGCAATGGATTTCTGGGATATGGTCATTGCTGAGGTTCACGGTATCCGCCCGGCTGAATTAATTGAAGAGCAGAAAAAAGGACGTAAAGTATTCGGAACATTCTGCGTTTATGTACCGGATGAAGTAATTATCGCTGCAAATGGTATCGTAACCGGACTTTGCGGCGGTTCCCAGTTCTGGGTTCCGGACGGCGAAAAAGTCCTTCCGAAAAATGTCTGTCCGCTTGTAAAAGCTTCTGTAGGAGCAAGACTTGGACGCACCTGCCCATTCTTCCGTATCGCAGATATGTATATCGGGGAAACTACCTGCGACGGCAAGAAGAAAGCTTACGAAATCCTTGGAAAAGACGTTCCAATGCATATTATGGATGTTCCACAGATGAAGCGTGAAAAAGATATTATCAACTGGAAAGAAGAAATTACAGATTTTGCAAAGATTGTAGAAGAATTTACCGGAAACAAAATCACACCGGAAAACCTTGCGGAAGCGATCAATATCTGCAATGAGAAACGTAAAGCTCTTCAGAGAGTTTATGACTGCAGAAAATCAAAATGTCTGCCGATTTCCGGACGAGATGCTCTGCTCATGACCCAGATTTCCTTCTTCGATGATCCGGTACGCTGCGCCCAGATGTGTAACCGTCTGGCTGACGAACTGGAACAACGAATCAAGGATGGTGTATCTGTTGTACCAGAAGGCACAAAACGTATCCTGATCACAGGAACGCCTCTTGCAGTTCCGAACTGGAAATTACATAACATCATCGAGACAAGCGGCGCTGCTGTTGTCTGTGAAGAGATGTGTACAGGAACAAGATATTTTGAAAATCTTGTAGACGAATCCGGTGAAACACTGGATGAACAGTTCATGAATCTGTCCAAACGTTACATGAAGACAAACTGTGCATGCTTCACACCAAATACGGGACGTATCGACGATATTCTCCGTATGGTCGACGAATATCAGGTGGACGGCGTCATCGACTGCAGTCTGATGTTCTGCTGCCTGTACGACACAGAAAAACTTGCAGTTTCTGAAGCATTGAAGGCGAAAAATATTCCGGTACTCTCTCTGGAAACAGATTACACCGATAAAGATGCTGAACAGCTTCGTACAAGAATCGGAGCATTTGTGGAGATGCTGAATCAGTAA
- a CDS encoding GNAT family N-acetyltransferase — translation MLETERLILRKWTEEDAESLFEYAKDPEIGPAAGWPPHKSVEESRAVIKNVFDGAECYAICEKENNIAIGAVELKLNGYTNKTKRDDECELGYWLGQPFWGRGYMPEASRELLRRGFEDLGMTTIWCAYYDGNLKSKRVQEKLGFVYHHSCNEVPVPLLHEVRVEHTNVMTKEHWEEIYR, via the coding sequence ATGCTGGAGACCGAAAGATTAATACTGAGAAAATGGACAGAGGAAGATGCGGAAAGTCTGTTTGAATATGCAAAAGATCCGGAGATCGGACCTGCTGCAGGATGGCCGCCGCATAAGAGTGTGGAGGAAAGCAGAGCTGTCATCAAAAATGTATTTGATGGAGCAGAGTGCTACGCAATCTGTGAAAAGGAAAATAATATTGCGATAGGTGCTGTGGAACTGAAACTGAATGGATACACGAATAAAACAAAGCGTGACGATGAGTGTGAGCTTGGATATTGGCTTGGACAGCCATTCTGGGGAAGAGGCTATATGCCGGAAGCTTCCAGAGAGTTATTGAGACGTGGATTTGAAGATCTTGGCATGACAACAATCTGGTGCGCTTATTATGATGGCAATCTGAAATCAAAAAGAGTGCAGGAAAAGCTGGGATTTGTTTATCATCATTCCTGTAATGAAGTTCCTGTGCCGCTTTTACATGAGGTGCGGGTCGAGCATACGAATGTTATGACAAAAGAGCATTGGGAAGAAATCTATAGGTAA
- a CDS encoding PolC-type DNA polymerase III, giving the protein MLKSYVCFDLETTGLDPLYNEIIEIGALKVRDGKVAERFMEFIHPQEEISPMITNLTGITNEMVANARPADAVISDFLEFCEDDVLIGHNVGFDYSFMKSGASNLGLTFEKFGIDTFKIAQRTLKSLPSKSLSSLCEYYQIENKAAHRAYYDALATAKLYQTLAHYFENEDPSLFKPKQLTYKIKKVQPATAKQVALLQRLCSQKKKVPEWNPDTITRSEASRLIDTLLKA; this is encoded by the coding sequence ATGCTAAAATCCTATGTCTGTTTTGACCTGGAAACAACCGGGCTTGACCCACTATATAATGAAATTATTGAAATCGGAGCACTGAAAGTCCGTGACGGAAAGGTTGCCGAACGTTTTATGGAATTCATTCATCCACAGGAAGAGATTTCCCCGATGATCACGAATCTCACCGGCATTACGAATGAAATGGTTGCAAATGCCAGACCTGCCGATGCTGTGATCAGTGATTTTCTTGAATTCTGTGAAGATGATGTCCTGATCGGCCACAATGTAGGCTTTGATTACAGCTTCATGAAATCAGGTGCTTCCAATTTAGGACTTACTTTTGAAAAATTTGGAATCGACACATTTAAGATCGCCCAGCGCACCTTAAAATCACTTCCATCCAAAAGTCTCTCCAGTCTGTGTGAATACTACCAGATTGAAAATAAAGCTGCGCACCGCGCCTACTATGATGCGCTTGCCACAGCAAAACTGTATCAGACACTGGCACACTATTTCGAAAATGAGGATCCTTCTCTTTTCAAGCCAAAGCAGCTTACATACAAAATAAAAAAAGTGCAGCCTGCCACAGCAAAACAGGTTGCACTTTTGCAGAGACTGTGCAGCCAGAAGAAAAAAGTACCGGAATGGAATCCGGATACGATCACGCGCAGTGAAGCATCTCGGCTGATTGACACTTTATTAAAGGCATAA
- a CDS encoding helix-turn-helix domain-containing protein: MEIGKKLKNARIEAGLTQEKAAEKIDVSRQTISNWENEKSYPDIISVIALSDLYSVSLDELLKGDQKMAEHLEESTNVVKSNKKLTGAILLNIILMILLIALNMLLPEGTYYLVIVFCVVIMSSSALLYQIIKRI; this comes from the coding sequence ATGGAAATAGGGAAGAAACTAAAAAATGCACGGATAGAAGCCGGGCTTACCCAGGAGAAGGCTGCAGAGAAAATCGATGTTTCCCGCCAGACTATTTCCAATTGGGAAAATGAAAAATCGTATCCAGATATTATCAGTGTCATTGCACTTAGTGATCTATATTCCGTAAGTCTTGATGAACTGTTGAAAGGAGATCAGAAGATGGCAGAACATCTGGAAGAGAGTACAAATGTTGTAAAAAGCAACAAAAAACTGACTGGAGCAATTCTTTTAAATATTATACTGATGATACTGTTGATTGCGCTGAACATGCTGTTGCCGGAAGGAACCTATTATCTGGTAATTGTATTTTGTGTGGTAATCATGAGTTCATCGGCATTGCTTTATCAGATTATCAAACGGATTTAG
- a CDS encoding GDSL-type esterase/lipase family protein, whose product MNILCFGDSNTYGYKPDGTGRFDTNTRWTSLLQKKLGADHRVIEEGLCGRTTVFQDDLREGRRGLDLIGVTMEMHNPIDLLIVMLGTNDCKTRYNASAGTIAKGLAQVIQKARKNASQPFDLLVISPIHLGEGVGDPGFDPEFDEKSVEVSKKLAEEYHKVALLHHAAFLDASAFASPSTTDREHLDVAGHAALANAIYEKVIDMQKELEKAV is encoded by the coding sequence ATGAACATCTTATGCTTTGGCGACTCAAACACATATGGTTACAAACCGGACGGCACCGGCAGATTTGACACCAACACACGCTGGACCAGTCTGCTTCAGAAGAAGCTGGGTGCTGACCACCGCGTGATCGAAGAAGGTCTTTGTGGAAGAACCACTGTATTTCAGGATGATCTTCGTGAGGGACGCCGTGGACTTGATCTGATCGGTGTCACGATGGAAATGCATAACCCCATCGATCTCCTTATCGTTATGCTCGGAACCAACGACTGCAAAACAAGATACAATGCGTCCGCAGGAACCATTGCCAAAGGATTGGCTCAAGTCATCCAAAAAGCTCGAAAAAACGCTTCTCAGCCTTTCGATCTCCTCGTCATTTCACCGATTCATCTGGGTGAAGGTGTTGGCGATCCTGGCTTTGATCCGGAATTTGATGAAAAATCCGTAGAAGTTTCAAAAAAGCTTGCTGAAGAATATCACAAAGTGGCACTTCTGCATCATGCAGCATTTCTGGATGCCTCCGCATTTGCATCTCCAAGCACCACAGATCGCGAGCATCTGGATGTAGCCGGTCACGCTGCACTTGCTAATGCAATCTATGAAAAAGTTATCGATATGCAAAAAGAACTGGAAAAAGCGGTATAG
- a CDS encoding chromate transporter, producing the protein MKNKREVLVKLFLSTLYLSAFTFGGGYVIVTLMKKKFVDDYHWIEENEMLDLVAIAQSAPGPIAVNGAIVVGYKLAGLAGTLVAIIGTIIPPFVIISLISAFYHAFRDNYLVSQMLEGMQAGVGAVIASVTYEMGCGIIKKKDNVATIVMIAAFIAACVLGINVIYIVIASGVFGVIRTIWNRQRKRV; encoded by the coding sequence ATGAAGAATAAAAGAGAAGTGTTGGTTAAACTTTTTCTATCTACATTATATCTAAGTGCATTTACATTTGGCGGCGGTTATGTGATCGTCACGCTGATGAAGAAAAAGTTTGTGGATGATTATCATTGGATTGAAGAAAATGAAATGCTGGATCTAGTGGCAATCGCGCAGTCAGCACCGGGACCGATTGCGGTAAATGGGGCAATCGTGGTTGGGTATAAGCTTGCCGGCCTTGCAGGAACACTGGTTGCAATTATTGGAACGATTATTCCACCGTTTGTGATCATTTCTTTGATCTCTGCTTTTTATCATGCATTTCGGGATAATTATCTGGTGAGTCAGATGCTGGAAGGGATGCAGGCAGGTGTCGGAGCTGTGATTGCCTCGGTCACTTATGAAATGGGATGTGGAATTATAAAAAAGAAAGATAATGTGGCAACGATTGTTATGATTGCAGCCTTTATAGCAGCCTGTGTATTGGGAATCAATGTGATTTATATTGTGATTGCAAGTGGAGTTTTTGGTGTAATCCGGACAATCTGGAACAGACAGAGGAAAAGAGTATGA
- a CDS encoding chromate transporter gives MMYIQLFLSFFQISLFSFGGGYAALPLIQGQVVNVHHWLSMTEFTDLITISQMTPGPIAINAATFVGMKLTGMPGAVVATLGYITPSCIIVTIIAKLYLKYREMDMLQGILGGIRPAVVALIGSAGISILQTAFWGVSGKMVISDTSWLMVGIFVVCVILLRKVKMNPIWVMVLAGVMKVLVAIAGKI, from the coding sequence ATGATGTATATACAATTATTTTTAAGCTTTTTTCAGATCAGCTTGTTCAGCTTTGGAGGTGGATATGCGGCACTTCCACTGATCCAGGGGCAGGTCGTAAATGTGCATCACTGGCTCAGCATGACGGAATTTACGGATCTGATCACCATTTCCCAGATGACTCCGGGACCGATTGCGATCAATGCAGCAACCTTCGTTGGGATGAAACTGACCGGAATGCCGGGAGCGGTTGTGGCTACACTTGGATATATCACACCATCTTGCATTATCGTGACGATCATTGCAAAATTGTACTTAAAATACCGGGAAATGGACATGCTGCAGGGAATACTTGGAGGGATCAGACCGGCGGTGGTCGCACTGATCGGATCGGCGGGAATTTCCATTTTGCAGACAGCATTCTGGGGAGTTTCCGGGAAAATGGTGATATCTGATACCAGTTGGCTGATGGTTGGAATATTTGTGGTATGTGTGATCTTGCTCAGGAAGGTGAAGATGAATCCAATCTGGGTGATGGTGCTTGCCGGGGTGATGAAAGTGCTTGTTGCGATAGCAGGAAAGATATAA
- a CDS encoding phospho-sugar mutase, with product MYQEEYKRWLEADLEDADLSPELARIEGNDEEIKDRFAVALKFGTAGLRGVLGAGTNRMNIYVVRQATQGLANWVKTQGGTQTVAISYDSRLKSDVFAKTAAGVLAANGINVRIYDALMPVPALSFATRYYNCNAGVMVTASHNPAKYNGYKAYGPDGCQMTDDAAAIVYAEIQKTDVLTGAKYISFAEGVEKGLIRFVGDDCKKALYEAIESRQVRPGLCKTAGLKLVYSPLNGSGLVPVTQVLKDIGITDITIVPEQEYPNGYFTTCSYPNPEIFAALELGLNLAKETDADLMLATDPDADRVGIAMKCPDGSYELVSGNEVGVLLLDYICAGRIEKGTMPEKAVAVKSIVSTPLADAVAEHYGVELRSVLTGFKWIGDQIAQLEEAGEVDRFIFGFEESYGYLAGPYVRDKDAVIGSMLICEMAAYYRSIGSSLKQRLEEIYAQYGRYLNKVDSFEFPGLSGMDKMAGIMENLRKNPLTEVAGIKVASVTDYTKPEETGLPSANVLIYKLEDGETVIVRPSGTEPKIKIYYTTLGKDLEEAQAKKDKFAEALKPIMV from the coding sequence ATGTATCAGGAAGAGTACAAACGTTGGCTGGAAGCAGATCTGGAAGATGCCGATCTGAGTCCGGAATTAGCGAGAATTGAAGGAAATGACGAAGAGATAAAAGATCGTTTCGCTGTAGCTCTGAAGTTTGGAACAGCAGGACTTCGTGGAGTTCTCGGAGCAGGAACGAATCGTATGAATATTTATGTAGTACGTCAGGCAACACAGGGACTGGCGAACTGGGTTAAGACACAGGGTGGCACACAGACTGTGGCAATCAGCTACGACAGCCGTCTGAAGAGTGATGTATTTGCAAAGACAGCAGCAGGTGTTCTGGCAGCAAACGGAATCAATGTCAGAATCTATGACGCGCTGATGCCGGTGCCGGCACTTTCATTTGCGACACGTTATTATAACTGCAATGCAGGTGTTATGGTAACTGCATCCCACAACCCGGCAAAATACAATGGTTATAAAGCATATGGACCGGACGGATGCCAGATGACAGATGATGCAGCAGCAATCGTATATGCTGAGATCCAGAAGACAGATGTCCTCACAGGTGCAAAATACATATCCTTCGCAGAAGGTGTAGAAAAAGGGCTGATTCGTTTTGTAGGAGATGACTGCAAGAAGGCACTTTATGAAGCAATCGAATCACGTCAGGTAAGACCGGGACTTTGCAAGACAGCAGGACTGAAGCTGGTATACAGCCCGCTCAATGGTTCAGGACTTGTTCCGGTAACACAGGTATTAAAAGACATCGGAATCACAGATATCACAATCGTTCCGGAACAGGAATATCCAAACGGATACTTCACGACCTGCAGTTATCCGAACCCGGAAATTTTTGCAGCTCTGGAGCTTGGACTTAACCTTGCAAAAGAGACAGATGCAGATCTGATGCTTGCAACAGACCCGGATGCAGACCGTGTAGGTATTGCAATGAAGTGCCCGGATGGTTCTTACGAACTGGTAAGTGGTAACGAAGTCGGTGTTCTGCTTCTCGATTACATCTGCGCAGGACGTATTGAAAAAGGAACCATGCCTGAGAAAGCAGTTGCTGTAAAATCAATCGTATCTACTCCGCTTGCAGATGCAGTTGCAGAGCATTACGGTGTAGAACTCAGAAGCGTACTTACCGGATTCAAGTGGATCGGTGACCAGATCGCACAGCTTGAAGAAGCCGGAGAAGTAGACCGTTTCATCTTTGGATTTGAAGAGAGCTACGGATACCTTGCAGGACCATATGTACGTGACAAAGATGCTGTAATCGGATCTATGCTGATCTGTGAAATGGCAGCTTACTACAGAAGCATAGGAAGCTCACTGAAGCAGAGACTGGAAGAAATCTACGCGCAGTACGGACGTTATCTGAACAAAGTAGACAGCTTTGAATTCCCGGGACTTAGCGGAATGGACAAGATGGCAGGTATCATGGAAAATCTTCGTAAGAATCCACTCACAGAAGTAGCCGGAATCAAAGTTGCATCTGTTACAGATTACACCAAACCGGAAGAAACCGGACTTCCTTCTGCGAATGTACTGATCTACAAACTGGAAGATGGCGAGACTGTTATTGTTCGTCCTTCAGGAACAGAGCCGAAGATTAAGATCTATTACACAACACTTGGAAAAGATCTGGAAGAAGCACAGGCAAAGAAAGACAAATTCGCAGAAGCATTAAAGCCGATCATGGTGTAG